From Streptomyces asiaticus, one genomic window encodes:
- the leuC gene encoding 3-isopropylmalate dehydratase large subunit, which produces MTTLLDKIWDAHVVHCGAAGSSDLLYVDFHLLHEGSSPQAFEGLRLAGRTVRRPDLTLATEDHVVPTRGLLGQTGVAVTMVEALRRNCAEFGIPLHRSGTDGQGIVHVIGPELGITQPGRIILCGDSHTSTHGAFGALAFGIGTSQVEHVLATQTVAFAKPRAMAVTLHGALPAGVSAKDVALAVIGRIGTGGAQGHVIEYRGPAVEAMSMESRLTLCNMSIEAGAKAGMIAPDDVTVDYLRGRPYAPTGRAWDDAVASWKSLRSDDDAEFDRSIDIDVTTLSPFVSWGTNPSQVVELSAAVPDPADTPDPDARRAAERALTYMDLSPGTPMREIPIDVVFLGSCTNGRIEDLRAAAQVLEGREIAPGVRMLVVPGSAAVMRAAESEGLDEVFRKAGAEWRTAGCSLCVAMNDDSLAAGERCASTSNRNFEGRQGRGGRTHLVSPTTAAATAVTGRLTAPSNLGTR; this is translated from the coding sequence ATGACCACCCTGCTGGACAAGATCTGGGACGCCCACGTGGTGCACTGCGGCGCCGCGGGAAGCAGCGATCTGCTCTACGTCGACTTCCACCTGCTCCACGAAGGCTCCAGCCCGCAGGCGTTCGAGGGCCTGCGCCTGGCCGGACGCACGGTCCGCCGGCCCGACCTCACACTCGCCACCGAGGACCACGTCGTTCCCACCCGCGGCCTGCTGGGGCAGACCGGTGTGGCAGTGACGATGGTGGAGGCACTGCGGCGCAATTGCGCGGAGTTCGGAATCCCGCTGCACCGATCGGGCACGGACGGCCAGGGCATCGTGCACGTGATCGGACCCGAGCTCGGCATCACCCAGCCCGGCCGCATCATCCTGTGCGGCGACAGCCACACGAGTACGCACGGCGCGTTCGGTGCGCTCGCGTTCGGCATCGGCACCAGCCAGGTCGAGCACGTGCTGGCGACGCAGACTGTCGCGTTCGCCAAGCCTCGTGCCATGGCCGTGACGCTGCACGGCGCGCTGCCGGCCGGCGTCTCGGCGAAGGACGTGGCACTGGCCGTCATCGGCCGGATCGGCACCGGGGGCGCGCAAGGCCATGTGATCGAGTACCGCGGACCCGCCGTCGAGGCGATGTCCATGGAGTCGCGGCTGACGCTGTGCAACATGTCGATCGAGGCGGGTGCGAAGGCCGGCATGATCGCTCCCGACGACGTGACCGTCGACTACCTCCGCGGCCGGCCGTACGCACCGACGGGGCGCGCCTGGGACGATGCCGTCGCATCGTGGAAGTCGCTGCGCAGCGACGACGACGCCGAGTTCGACCGCAGCATCGACATCGATGTGACGACCTTGTCGCCGTTCGTCAGCTGGGGCACGAACCCGAGCCAGGTCGTCGAGCTGAGCGCGGCGGTCCCGGACCCGGCCGATACGCCCGATCCAGACGCACGCCGCGCCGCCGAGCGGGCTCTGACCTACATGGATCTCTCTCCCGGAACACCGATGCGGGAGATCCCGATCGACGTGGTGTTCCTCGGGTCCTGCACCAACGGCCGCATCGAGGACCTCCGGGCCGCCGCGCAGGTCCTCGAGGGCCGCGAGATCGCGCCCGGGGTGCGCATGCTCGTCGTGCCCGGTTCGGCCGCCGTCATGCGCGCCGCCGAGTCCGAGGGTCTCGACGAGGTGTTCCGCAAGGCCGGGGCAGAGTGGCGCACGGCCGGCTGCTCCTTGTGTGTCGCGATGAACGACGACTCCCTGGCGGCGGGGGAGCGCTGCGCGTCGACCTCCAACCGCAACTTCGAGGGCCGCCAGGGCCGGGGCGGCCGTACGCACCTGGTCTCACCCACCACCGCGGCCGCAACGGCGGTGACCGGCCGCCTCACCGCGCCGTCGAACCTGGGAACCCGATGA
- the leuD gene encoding 3-isopropylmalate dehydratase small subunit: MKPITSITGRAVAIRRPNIDTDQIIAARHCLRTTRTGFAEHLFAAWRAEPGFPLADPAHAGATILLAGADFGSGSSREHAVWALQDHGFAVVIATRFGDIFADNAVRSGLVPAVLADDEVSGLMDTVEADPALPVTVDLVSLTVRAAGIEAPIRMDADTRQRFLDGHDGIDVTLRHEAAIRAYELTHVPIARAS; encoded by the coding sequence ATGAAACCGATTACCTCGATCACCGGTCGTGCGGTGGCGATCCGTCGTCCGAACATCGACACCGACCAGATCATCGCCGCCCGACACTGCCTGCGGACGACTCGGACGGGCTTCGCCGAGCACCTCTTCGCCGCGTGGCGGGCAGAGCCGGGTTTCCCGCTGGCCGATCCGGCCCATGCCGGAGCGACGATTCTCCTCGCGGGTGCGGACTTCGGTTCCGGCTCCTCGCGCGAGCATGCCGTCTGGGCACTGCAGGACCACGGTTTCGCCGTCGTCATCGCCACTCGCTTCGGTGACATCTTCGCCGACAACGCTGTCCGGTCCGGACTCGTTCCCGCCGTGCTGGCGGACGACGAGGTAAGCGGCCTGATGGACACCGTCGAGGCCGACCCGGCGTTGCCCGTCACCGTGGACCTCGTGTCGCTGACCGTCCGCGCGGCCGGGATCGAAGCCCCGATCCGGATGGACGCCGACACCCGGCAGCGGTTCCTGGACGGGCACGACGGCATCGACGTGACCCTCCGGCACGAGGCGGCCATCCGCGCGTACGAGCTCACGCACGTCCCCATCGCCAGGGCGTCGTGA
- a CDS encoding isocitrate lyase/PEP mutase family protein: MTTAPAELRRLLSEPGMVRAPGVYDGIGAHLVRRAGFPVAYLTGAGAVAAGYGLPDIGLATATEMADRAEVVVEASRLPVIADADTGYGNPMHVVRTVRAYERAGVAAIQLEDQDFPKRCGHFTDKSVISADDFVRKLAAALEARENDTVVIARTDARGPEGLDEAITRAHRYAAEGADMIFVEAPQSVEEIERIAAEVQAPLVFNVVPAGRTPAVPDADLEKLGFRMAIYPGALLQPVTAAMAAALVELGGEDPHLGEGPLGIFRAVGFDDWAALGERYR, translated from the coding sequence ATGACGACTGCACCTGCCGAACTGCGCAGGCTCTTGTCCGAGCCGGGCATGGTCCGCGCGCCCGGTGTCTATGACGGGATCGGTGCCCATCTCGTACGGCGGGCGGGCTTCCCGGTCGCCTATCTGACCGGCGCCGGGGCAGTGGCCGCCGGCTACGGACTGCCCGACATCGGTCTGGCCACCGCGACGGAGATGGCCGACCGTGCGGAAGTCGTGGTCGAGGCGAGCCGGCTCCCAGTGATCGCGGACGCCGACACCGGCTACGGCAACCCGATGCACGTCGTGCGGACGGTGCGGGCCTACGAGCGCGCCGGTGTCGCGGCGATCCAGCTCGAGGACCAGGACTTCCCGAAGCGCTGCGGGCATTTCACCGACAAGTCCGTCATCAGCGCGGACGACTTCGTCCGCAAGCTCGCCGCCGCCCTCGAAGCCAGGGAGAACGACACCGTCGTCATCGCCCGCACCGACGCGCGCGGACCGGAGGGACTGGACGAGGCCATCACCCGTGCCCACCGTTACGCGGCCGAGGGCGCCGACATGATCTTCGTCGAGGCTCCCCAATCGGTGGAGGAGATCGAACGCATCGCCGCCGAGGTCCAGGCCCCGCTGGTGTTCAACGTCGTCCCCGCGGGGCGGACACCCGCCGTCCCCGATGCGGACCTGGAGAAGCTCGGCTTCCGTATGGCGATCTACCCGGGGGCGCTGCTCCAGCCCGTCACGGCCGCGATGGCCGCCGCGCTGGTCGAGCTGGGTGGCGAGGATCCCCACCTCGGGGAGGGCCCGCTCGGCATATTCCGTGCGGTCGGGTTCGACGACTGGGCCGCGCTCGGCGAACGCTACCGCTGA
- a CDS encoding aconitase/3-isopropylmalate dehydratase large subunit family protein: MGMTMVEKILARASGRPAVQAGDTVVAKVDMNILIDLMFTQWPDPLSIADAERTAVILDHAVPAPSVVDANAAVLAREFAARFGIERFFDVGRHGICHQVIAENALALPGQVLTCTDSHTCAGGAYNNAARGLGPVEIISILCTGETWYSVAPTIRYELTGAPAPGVTGKDVFLHLAGTWGDATNHTLEFGGPGLASLPMNDRRTIATQGAEVSADFSVFEFDEHCAAYLAEHGAPDSFTPAAPDPDAAYVATRTIDLGALVPYVARPGKVSENALPIPEIEDRAVQQCFIGSCANGQLEDLRIAAEILGGRQVARDVRLIVTPASQQVYRDAVRLGYVQALADAGAVVTNSTCGACFGYHMGVLGAGEVCLTSSTRNFRGRMGSPDAEIYMASTATVASSAVIGRITDPRKALG, from the coding sequence ATGGGCATGACCATGGTCGAGAAGATTCTGGCCCGCGCCTCGGGCAGACCCGCGGTACAAGCCGGCGACACCGTGGTCGCCAAGGTCGACATGAACATCTTGATCGACCTCATGTTCACCCAGTGGCCCGATCCGCTGAGCATCGCCGATGCGGAGCGGACGGCCGTCATCCTGGACCACGCAGTCCCGGCTCCCAGCGTTGTGGACGCGAACGCGGCGGTACTCGCCCGTGAGTTCGCCGCGCGGTTCGGGATCGAGAGGTTCTTCGACGTCGGCCGGCACGGCATCTGCCACCAGGTGATCGCCGAGAACGCTCTCGCCCTCCCCGGGCAGGTGCTGACCTGCACGGACTCCCACACCTGCGCCGGCGGCGCCTACAACAACGCCGCACGCGGGCTGGGACCCGTCGAGATCATCTCGATCCTGTGCACCGGGGAGACCTGGTACAGCGTGGCGCCGACGATCCGCTATGAGCTCACCGGCGCGCCCGCTCCCGGGGTCACCGGCAAGGACGTCTTCCTTCACCTCGCCGGGACCTGGGGAGACGCGACGAACCACACGTTGGAGTTCGGTGGGCCGGGGCTCGCCTCGCTGCCGATGAACGACCGTCGGACCATCGCCACCCAAGGTGCGGAGGTTTCCGCCGACTTCAGCGTCTTCGAGTTCGACGAGCACTGCGCCGCCTACCTGGCCGAGCACGGGGCCCCGGACTCGTTCACCCCCGCCGCCCCGGACCCGGACGCCGCGTACGTCGCCACCCGCACGATCGACCTCGGCGCCCTCGTGCCGTACGTCGCCCGCCCGGGCAAGGTCAGCGAGAACGCGCTTCCCATCCCCGAGATCGAGGATCGTGCGGTGCAGCAGTGCTTCATCGGCTCCTGTGCCAACGGCCAGCTCGAGGACCTGCGCATCGCCGCCGAGATCCTCGGCGGCCGTCAGGTCGCGCGGGACGTCCGGCTGATCGTCACACCCGCCTCGCAGCAGGTCTACCGGGACGCCGTCCGCCTCGGGTACGTCCAGGCCCTCGCAGATGCCGGGGCCGTGGTCACGAACTCCACGTGCGGCGCCTGCTTCGGCTACCACATGGGGGTCCTCGGCGCGGGCGAGGTCTGTCTGACCTCCAGCACCCGCAACTTCCGCGGCCGAATGGGCAGTCCGGACGCCGAGATCTACATGGCCTCCACCGCGACCGTGGCCAGCTCCGCCGTGATCGGACGCATCACCGACCCGAGGAAGGCCCTGGGATGA
- a CDS encoding 3-isopropylmalate dehydratase, whose amino-acid sequence MSHTITGRTWVIGDSVDTDALYPGFAMRLPVPEAATHVLYDLRPGWSAQVRPGDILVAGRNFGIGSSRQVAALLRHLGITALVAEDFNSLFHRNAINHGLPAVTVPGVSNLVTEGDVITLDLEAGLLRNADTELAFSPVPPMMLEILDAGGLLPRLVAAGYLADPSGKG is encoded by the coding sequence ATGAGCCACACGATCACCGGCCGGACCTGGGTGATCGGGGACAGCGTCGACACCGACGCCCTGTACCCCGGTTTCGCGATGCGCCTGCCCGTCCCCGAGGCGGCGACACATGTGCTCTACGACCTGCGCCCCGGCTGGTCCGCGCAGGTCCGCCCCGGCGACATCCTGGTGGCAGGCCGCAACTTCGGCATCGGCTCGAGCCGTCAGGTGGCGGCGTTGTTGCGCCATCTCGGCATCACCGCACTCGTCGCCGAGGACTTCAACTCCCTCTTCCACCGCAACGCGATCAACCACGGCCTTCCCGCCGTCACCGTACCCGGCGTCAGCAACCTGGTCACCGAGGGAGACGTCATCACCCTCGACCTGGAAGCCGGCCTGCTCCGAAATGCAGACACCGAGCTCGCCTTCAGCCCGGTCCCGCCGATGATGCTGGAGATCCTCGACGCCGGCGGACTGCTTCCCCGCCTCGTCGCCGCCGGCTATCTCGCCGACCCGTCCGGAAAGGGCTGA
- a CDS encoding long-chain-fatty-acid--CoA ligase, with amino-acid sequence MNLAINLVASARSQPRHPAIKLDGHVLDYAALHASAAAVAGDLRERGVEPGDRVGLVLPNVPAFPIVFYGALFAGAVVVPMNPLLKTREVEYYLGDSGMKVVYGWDGSGDVVPEAAKAVGITGIVVPATGPTELSGTPIEEPVERADNDTAVILYTSGTTGQPKGAELTHHNLSSNAATMAETLIELGPDDVIMGCLPLFHVFGLTCGLNAAVHSGVTLTLIPRFDPAKALEVVSRDQVTVFEGVPTMYAAMLNCPDAATADMSSLRTCVTGGSAMPVEILRSFESRFGCEVFEGYGLSETSPVASFNQPGHERKAGTIGFPVRGCEMRLVNDDGEDVPVGEPGEIAIRGENVMKGYWNRPEATAEAIPDGWFRSGDIATKDADGYHTIVDRKKDLIIRGGYNVYPREVEETLYQHPAVAEAAVIGIKHPDLGEEIGAAVALKPGAEADPEELKNFVRDRLAAYKYPRSVWLVDTLPKGSTGKILRRKVEPAD; translated from the coding sequence GTGAACCTGGCCATCAACCTGGTCGCGTCCGCCCGCTCGCAGCCCCGGCACCCGGCGATCAAACTGGACGGCCACGTCCTGGATTACGCCGCGCTGCACGCTTCCGCCGCAGCCGTGGCCGGTGACTTGCGCGAACGCGGTGTGGAGCCGGGCGACCGGGTCGGCCTGGTGCTGCCGAACGTGCCCGCCTTCCCGATCGTGTTCTACGGTGCGCTGTTCGCCGGCGCGGTCGTGGTCCCGATGAACCCGCTGCTCAAGACACGCGAAGTCGAGTACTACCTGGGCGACTCGGGCATGAAGGTCGTCTACGGCTGGGACGGCTCTGGGGACGTCGTGCCCGAGGCGGCCAAGGCCGTGGGGATCACCGGGATCGTCGTCCCGGCGACCGGCCCCACCGAGCTGAGCGGCACCCCGATCGAGGAGCCGGTCGAGCGCGCGGACAACGACACCGCCGTCATCCTCTACACCTCCGGCACCACCGGGCAGCCCAAGGGCGCGGAGCTCACCCACCACAACCTTTCCTCCAATGCGGCGACCATGGCCGAGACACTGATCGAACTCGGCCCGGACGACGTGATCATGGGCTGCTTGCCCCTGTTCCACGTCTTCGGTCTCACCTGTGGGCTCAATGCCGCGGTCCACTCGGGAGTCACGCTGACGCTGATTCCGCGGTTCGATCCGGCCAAGGCGCTGGAGGTGGTGTCCCGTGACCAGGTGACCGTGTTCGAGGGTGTGCCCACCATGTACGCGGCGATGCTGAACTGCCCCGATGCGGCGACTGCCGATATGTCCTCGCTGCGCACCTGCGTCACCGGGGGCTCCGCGATGCCCGTGGAGATCTTGCGTAGCTTCGAGTCCCGGTTCGGCTGCGAGGTCTTCGAGGGCTACGGCCTGTCGGAGACCTCGCCGGTCGCGTCGTTCAACCAGCCCGGCCATGAGCGCAAGGCAGGCACCATCGGCTTCCCGGTACGCGGTTGCGAGATGCGCCTGGTCAACGACGACGGCGAGGACGTCCCGGTCGGCGAGCCCGGGGAGATCGCCATCCGCGGCGAAAACGTCATGAAGGGCTACTGGAACCGCCCCGAGGCCACCGCCGAAGCGATACCGGACGGTTGGTTCCGCAGCGGCGACATCGCCACCAAGGACGCGGACGGCTACCACACCATCGTCGACCGCAAGAAGGATCTGATCATCCGCGGCGGCTACAACGTCTACCCCCGCGAGGTCGAGGAAACCCTCTACCAGCACCCCGCCGTGGCCGAGGCCGCGGTGATCGGGATCAAGCATCCCGATCTCGGTGAGGAGATCGGCGCCGCGGTGGCCCTCAAACCGGGCGCCGAGGCGGACCCGGAGGAGCTCAAGAACTTCGTCCGGGACCGTCTCGCGGCGTACAAGTACCCCCGTTCGGTCTGGCTTGTCGACACCCTCCCGAAGGGATCCACTGGCAAGATCCTCCGCCGCAAGGTTGAACCCGCAGACTGA
- a CDS encoding helix-turn-helix domain-containing protein encodes MAEARRMRAVELFEQGRPHAQIAGMLGVRPESVRRWKRQWEQGGAAALRRSPATGRPPKLDDAQVEQVRAALEQGAQAHGFEADLWTLERVGLVV; translated from the coding sequence TTGGCCGAGGCTCGACGTATGCGGGCGGTGGAGTTGTTCGAGCAGGGGCGTCCCCATGCGCAGATCGCGGGAATGCTGGGGGTCCGTCCCGAGAGCGTGCGGCGGTGGAAGCGCCAGTGGGAACAGGGCGGGGCCGCGGCGCTGCGGCGGTCTCCGGCCACGGGGCGGCCGCCCAAGCTTGATGACGCCCAGGTCGAGCAGGTGCGGGCCGCGTTGGAGCAGGGTGCCCAGGCGCACGGGTTCGAGGCCGATTTATGGACCTTGGAGCGGGTCGGGCTGGTGGTTTGA
- a CDS encoding helix-turn-helix transcriptional regulator — translation MATMDLRTEIREFLSSRRARIAPEQAGLPAYGGNRRVKGLRREEVALLAGVSVDYYVRMERGSLAGASDGVLDALASALQLDEAERDHLFHLARQSRAPSGPRRRRPAVTVRSTLQQVLDAISDAPAWIGNGRYDVLAMNQLARALYSPVLADPRRPANTARFVYLNPEAARDFFVDYDQVAGAAAAKLRMEAGRNPHDEELISLVGELSTCSELFRQRWASQDVRLHRSGRKRVHHPIVGQLDLDVESLELPAEPGLHLNVYTAPAGTPTADNVALLASWAATQQTLATEFEAHNG, via the coding sequence ATGGCCACGATGGATCTACGCACCGAGATCCGGGAGTTTCTCAGTTCGCGTCGCGCCCGCATCGCACCGGAGCAGGCGGGCCTGCCCGCTTACGGCGGCAACCGTCGGGTCAAAGGTCTGCGCCGCGAGGAGGTAGCGCTACTGGCGGGGGTATCGGTCGACTACTACGTGCGCATGGAGCGCGGCAGCCTCGCCGGTGCCTCCGATGGCGTACTCGACGCGTTGGCCTCTGCCTTGCAACTCGACGAGGCCGAGCGCGACCACCTGTTCCACCTCGCGCGCCAATCCAGGGCGCCCAGCGGCCCACGCCGGCGTAGGCCTGCCGTGACGGTGCGCTCGACGCTGCAGCAGGTGCTCGACGCGATTTCCGATGCGCCGGCCTGGATCGGTAACGGCCGTTATGACGTGCTCGCCATGAATCAACTCGCTCGCGCGCTGTATTCACCGGTACTGGCCGACCCGCGACGGCCCGCGAACACAGCGCGGTTCGTCTATCTCAACCCTGAGGCGGCCAGAGATTTCTTTGTCGATTACGACCAAGTTGCGGGTGCCGCGGCCGCGAAGCTACGCATGGAAGCCGGCCGCAATCCGCACGACGAGGAGCTGATCTCCCTAGTCGGCGAACTGTCAACGTGCAGTGAGCTATTTCGGCAGCGGTGGGCATCTCAGGACGTGCGGCTGCACCGGTCCGGCCGCAAGCGGGTGCACCATCCGATCGTGGGCCAGCTCGACTTGGACGTCGAGTCCCTGGAACTGCCCGCCGAACCCGGCCTGCACCTCAACGTCTACACCGCACCCGCGGGCACACCGACCGCTGACAATGTAGCGCTCCTGGCGTCGTGGGCGGCCACCCAACAGACGCTGGCAACCGAGTTCGAAGCACACAACGGATAG
- a CDS encoding SDR family oxidoreductase: protein MADNQFTTHTELFDLSGKCALVTGGTRGIGMMIARGLLQAGARVVISSRKADACAEAQHLLSEFGDVQAIPADLSRRDECQRLADLVKADSERLDILVNNAGALWLAPLETFPDEAWDAVIDLNLKSPFWLVQALLPALRRAGTADDPARIINIGSIAAIHVAEAPNYSYASSKAALHQLTRVLARELGPQHVTVNAVAPGVFPSQMVASTLDAIGDKIAAKAPLRRLGRDDDMAGIAVFLASRAGSYLTGTIIPVDGGTATTASGTP from the coding sequence ATGGCGGACAACCAATTCACCACTCACACAGAACTTTTCGATCTGAGTGGGAAGTGCGCACTTGTCACTGGCGGCACCAGGGGCATTGGGATGATGATAGCGCGCGGCCTTCTGCAGGCGGGCGCCCGCGTCGTCATCAGCTCACGCAAGGCAGACGCGTGCGCGGAGGCACAGCATCTACTGTCCGAATTCGGCGACGTTCAAGCAATCCCCGCCGACCTGTCCAGGCGCGACGAGTGTCAGCGCCTCGCTGATCTTGTCAAGGCCGACTCGGAACGCCTGGACATCCTTGTCAACAACGCGGGAGCACTGTGGCTCGCACCACTGGAGACGTTCCCGGACGAAGCCTGGGACGCAGTGATCGACCTCAACCTCAAGTCGCCGTTCTGGCTGGTGCAGGCGCTGCTTCCCGCACTTCGCAGGGCGGGCACCGCCGATGACCCCGCGCGGATCATTAACATCGGCAGTATCGCCGCCATCCACGTCGCCGAGGCGCCCAACTACTCGTACGCCAGCAGCAAAGCGGCACTCCATCAACTCACCAGAGTGCTTGCCAGGGAACTGGGCCCACAGCACGTCACGGTGAACGCGGTAGCACCGGGAGTGTTCCCGTCGCAGATGGTGGCGTCCACGCTCGATGCCATCGGCGACAAGATCGCGGCGAAGGCCCCTCTGCGCCGCCTCGGCCGCGACGACGACATGGCAGGTATCGCCGTGTTCCTCGCCAGCCGGGCCGGCTCCTACCTCACGGGCACCATCATCCCGGTAGACGGCGGCACCGCGACGACCGCATCGGGTACCCCTTAG
- a CDS encoding APC family permease, producing the protein MSTPVPHLRRSLRRFDIMAMGVAAVLSFDTLGQIASGGGEAATWIAIIALGFLVPYALIFAETGAAFPQEGGPYVWVKLALGRSAAAVTTLFYWVTNPIWLGGSLAFIAAETWDGFVFRLGTGTFADYAFKLLFIWAAILTAVISLHRGKWITTAGAAMKVLAIILFTGTALAYGTENGFHGLDRTSFSPTSAGFLALVPVLLFAYVGFEAPNAAGDEMHDPQRDVPISIGVSCLIAACCYLLPVLAILSAAPPGQATGIGGFMDAARLVYTGVYGGWTEPLLTATAVLFVFALLTQGSAWMIVSDRMQAMAAADGGFFSRGLGAFHSRLSTPVRMNLLSGITATAFMIAAMTLVHGSAAAVFNVVLAVAITTLLLSYLTIVPALLILRVRHPQVTRPYRVPFGTTGFKVYAALTYGWIVLGSWVALFPGTLESLFGVSYDFHDTWGVSRTTFEVFTLGTVVLLLVIGIAGYATSRGPSALTSDRSASRPVSISGGSREH; encoded by the coding sequence GTGTCCACCCCCGTCCCACATCTGCGGCGCAGCCTGCGCCGCTTCGACATCATGGCGATGGGCGTCGCCGCCGTGCTCTCCTTCGATACCCTCGGACAGATCGCGTCCGGTGGCGGCGAGGCCGCTACCTGGATCGCCATCATCGCGTTGGGCTTCCTCGTCCCGTACGCCTTGATCTTCGCCGAGACTGGCGCGGCCTTCCCCCAAGAAGGTGGGCCGTACGTCTGGGTGAAGCTCGCCCTCGGCAGGTCGGCGGCGGCTGTGACCACCCTCTTCTACTGGGTCACCAACCCCATTTGGCTCGGCGGCTCCCTCGCTTTCATCGCCGCCGAGACCTGGGACGGCTTCGTCTTCCGCCTCGGCACCGGTACCTTCGCCGACTACGCCTTCAAGCTGCTGTTCATTTGGGCGGCCATCCTCACCGCCGTCATCTCGCTGCACCGCGGAAAGTGGATCACCACCGCGGGCGCAGCGATGAAGGTCCTCGCCATCATCCTGTTCACCGGCACCGCCCTCGCCTACGGCACCGAGAACGGCTTCCACGGCCTCGACAGGACCTCCTTCAGCCCGACCAGCGCCGGTTTCCTCGCCCTGGTACCGGTGCTGCTCTTCGCCTACGTCGGCTTCGAGGCGCCCAACGCCGCCGGCGACGAGATGCACGACCCGCAGCGTGACGTCCCGATCTCCATCGGAGTCTCGTGCCTGATCGCCGCCTGCTGTTACCTGCTTCCGGTCCTCGCGATCCTGTCCGCCGCCCCGCCTGGACAGGCCACAGGCATCGGGGGATTCATGGACGCAGCGCGCCTCGTCTACACAGGCGTGTACGGCGGTTGGACTGAGCCGCTGCTCACGGCCACCGCCGTATTGTTCGTCTTCGCGCTGCTCACCCAGGGCAGCGCCTGGATGATCGTCAGCGACCGCATGCAGGCCATGGCCGCCGCCGACGGCGGTTTCTTCAGCCGCGGCCTTGGAGCCTTCCACTCACGGCTCAGCACCCCGGTCCGTATGAACCTCCTGTCCGGGATCACCGCGACGGCCTTCATGATCGCCGCTATGACCCTTGTCCACGGCAGCGCTGCCGCCGTCTTCAACGTGGTCCTCGCGGTCGCCATCACCACTCTGCTGCTCTCCTACCTCACCATCGTGCCGGCTCTGCTCATCCTGCGCGTACGCCACCCTCAAGTCACCCGCCCCTACCGAGTGCCATTCGGCACGACCGGTTTCAAGGTGTATGCCGCGCTCACCTACGGCTGGATCGTGCTCGGCTCCTGGGTGGCCCTGTTCCCGGGCACGTTGGAGTCCCTGTTCGGCGTCAGCTACGACTTCCACGACACCTGGGGCGTCTCGCGTACCACCTTTGAGGTGTTCACCCTCGGCACGGTTGTCCTGCTGCTAGTCATCGGCATCGCCGGATACGCCACCAGCCGGGGCCCGTCGGCCCTCACCTCCGACCGTTCGGCCAGTCGCCCGGTCAGCATATCCGGCGGTTCGCGAGAACATTGA
- a CDS encoding helix-turn-helix domain-containing protein translates to MELQSITAHAQNLAHTVRRHREAHSLSLGDLARATGLSKTSLARIEAGEGNPSLETMWRLGHALGLSVGQLIEGPEPAPVRVLRASEGPVVKSAKGMRGRLLHTDTSHHRTEVFELDLPDGTHFEGEPHGAGTREVVHCVAGEVLCGPEGHLVTLHAGDTAYFTGSVTHVYAAGRDSGRAILVMSYPPES, encoded by the coding sequence ATGGAGCTTCAGTCCATAACCGCCCATGCACAGAACCTCGCCCACACGGTCCGCCGCCACCGTGAGGCTCACAGCCTCTCCCTCGGAGACCTCGCCCGGGCGACGGGGCTGTCCAAGACGAGCTTGGCTAGGATCGAGGCGGGCGAAGGCAATCCGTCGCTCGAGACGATGTGGCGCCTGGGCCACGCACTGGGACTGAGTGTCGGCCAACTCATCGAGGGCCCAGAGCCAGCACCCGTCCGGGTGCTGCGAGCCTCCGAAGGGCCGGTGGTGAAGTCGGCCAAAGGTATGCGGGGCCGTCTGCTCCACACGGACACCTCGCATCACCGAACCGAAGTGTTCGAACTCGACCTGCCCGACGGTACGCACTTCGAGGGCGAGCCCCACGGGGCGGGAACACGGGAAGTCGTCCACTGCGTCGCCGGCGAGGTGCTGTGCGGGCCCGAAGGCCATCTCGTCACTCTCCACGCGGGTGACACGGCCTACTTCACCGGCAGTGTCACACACGTATACGCGGCCGGCCGGGACAGCGGGCGCGCGATCCTTGTGATGAGTTACCCTCCGGAGTCTTGA